DNA sequence from the Electrophorus electricus isolate fEleEle1 chromosome 19, fEleEle1.pri, whole genome shotgun sequence genome:
ttctttttctttttttcataatcatctatttttaaaaccattattaacatgttttctttatctCAAGTCTTGGGTTTCTGATTCCCAaagaaaaatccaaaacaagacaacagGCACAAGTCTGCCACTCAGCAAATCTGATCACGTGAAGCAATTTTCCACCTAAAGCACTTTAAGAATGTGCTTCTTTTATTGTTCGACAGTCAAATCATGAATCCTCCCATTTAGTAAAAACATAAAGTACTCTATCCTGCAAAATGGCAGTTATAATATGATGAAATCTTGGGGTGTAGAATAAGTCTCCAAATGAGTCTCGGATGATCAAAATCCTTAGTTAACCAGGTTTATACTCAAATACATTCTCTTTCCTAAATCACACAGGTCATCCAGCAACAGTTCCCATGATGTCTTTAGTTCAGGTTAAATGCTACAGTGAGATATCCAAGCAAGATGGGCCTTTATACTAACCACTGTTACACAAACAGTGGCTCATCCTCCAGACATACAACAACTTGAATTCTTTATAACAAAGTAAGAGGTTGGATGAGAGGCCGGACTAAATATGCTGATTAATAATACGCTAGAAAAGTGCaagtataaatattttagtgtttagtgtttggGAAAAAGAGCACCAAACTATATCACAGAATCATGGCATTACTACTCCTTAATGCCCTAAACTGAATGAAGACACAGAAAACAAGATTTGAAAGCTGAAATTTGTTGGTGGCTGAATTTACTTCTTGCACCTGTTGTCTTGCTCACAAACGCAAGTATTTCATTcactcagaaaacaaacaaacaaacaagaaactgaatatttacaaatattttgttggtTTCATCTTacacttaaaaatgtacagttaaATCCTCTTTACTGTATATTACCTTTGCTTACCATAAGCCTTCTGAGAACTTGGTCTTTTGTCAAGGGGAAACATCTCTACTGTAAGTgtgtctccctctagtggtcaaGCATACCAAATCAGAAAAAAGAATTCAAATATTGTCTTTGTATGCACCTCTTCCCCATTCCTGGTATGCTTCTCAGACAGGTTTCCTACCACAAACGGTCATCACTGGGGCAGGCTGGCCCAATCACATAAACTCTGAATCATTATTTATAAAGTCCTCTTTTTGTTGTGGTGATATTGTGTGCCTCCAAGTTTTAATCCACCACCAGAGATTCCGTGGTCCAGCATACAGGTTGTCCAGTACACTTGTTGGGCAATTAGCCTTCCATTTGTTTCGGTGCTCTATGTTGCAGCTGCCTTTAGGGTGTGCACGCAGGCTTGTCAGGCTCCAGGAGCAATCCAGCAGTTCTTCcacacatggacatgcacacaggaCACCGCCACAACACCCTGGCACTCTCACAGAACTCAGGACAGGACAGCAACATGAACATAAACGGATGGGACAAGGCAATGAAGGGATATAGTGGatgtttataaaatattgtcccacacctttgtgtgtgtgtgtgtatactgtgcctgtctctcttggCCACCTGCCCTCAGCAGGCACCAAAGTGATAGCAGCATGCTGACCATGCTTCTCTCCTGAATTGAACTGATGGCCAATTCAATCCAAGACTTTCAGTCCTTTGATGTCTGCCTTGATTGCACAGACATGTTGGAGCAGCCACCTGTTGAAGTTTGATGACCCATCTGTAATGTGTTTAGTTCACTGGGCCCTCTGCTCTGCCTCTTTTAACCATACAGAAGGAGTGTGTGGTCTTAGACCAAACCACTGTGGGTTTGATGTTTTAACCATAGtgatagtatgtgtgtgtgtgtgtgtgggggggggttatgcCACAACACTATGGGTTTGATGCTTTGACcatagtgatggtgtgtgtggggttatgCCACAACACTATGGGTTTGATGCTTTGACcatagtgatggtgtgtgtggggttatgCCACAACACTATGGGTTTGATGCTTTGACcatagtgatggtgtgtgtggggttatgCCACAACACTATGGGTTTGATGGTTTGACcatagtgatggtgtgtgtggggttatgCCACAACACTATGGGTTTGATGGTTTGACcatagtgatggtgtgtgtggggttatgCCACAACACTATGGGTTTGATGCTTTGACcatagtgatggtgtgtgtggggttatgCCACAACACTATGGGTTTGATGTTTTAGGAACTGCTTCACTGAAAGTTGCTCTGAAAGGCAGAAAAAGAAGATTTGCTACATTCTCTGCTCTAAGATTCCCACCATGCTGTGTGGAGTCGAATCCTGAGAGGAAGTGAGGAAAGAGGGAAAATCTAGCGGGAgtcttcaaaacaaaacaaaagcaaagacaAAAGGCATTTGATGTGGTCAACTTCAGAAGTCTGATACTTATTTCACcatttttctgacattttcttCCCATTCTTTCTGTCTAATTTTCTTTCAGTTAGCAGTGTTCTCGTACTGAGGCACTGATGGcatgcagttcacacacacacacacacacacacacacacacacacacacacacacacacacaagctaactGCCACAAACATGAATGAGCATGCTCAGGAAataaatgtgcaaacagcaggagaaagtgaaaatgaagaaaagcttGTTGCGACACAGGTGAGTACACTATAGAAACTATTTGACCGAGCCCAATTGCACGAGCTGAGGGATCAGTAGGCTACATCTGTTTAGCACATGAGACAGCTGGCCAGGCTGCTGCTGACGCCCTCAGCGTGAGGTGACCACAAGCATGTCACACTGGTAATCCACTAGTACACTCAACACACAGTACTGCCAAGGTCATGGGCCGACAACTCTGAAACAGTAGCACCAATAATTCTGCACTGacatgaaagaatgaaaggaCCTTGCCAGAGCAATAAATGAACATATTCAGAAAGAAAATTACATCCCACCtaaaaaagagaagaagtgGCTGGAGTTTTTCTAGCTTTTCTAACGGTCTATTTTGTTCACCCAGCGATGATGTCTAAAGGGCATGGTTGCACCTGTAGATAAACACAGTTGACCCTTGACACCATTTTGAACTGTAATCgggaaaataaaaaacccacaaacattTAAGCttcatatacattatatatgtgcTGTGAGTCTACCGCTGAGTGCCTCcttgtttgaaaaatgtttcatgCATAGATCCCACCGAGCAAACCTCCAATATATATCATTCTCTGTATACACAGgctataaataacaaaaaatgaataaaaagaacaaaagaactaATGGAGAGTGAGCCGGCTGGCTCTTTTAACATCCTACAGTTCCAGGGCGCAGTGGTCTAACACCGTCTATCTTGTTGCAGGGCTACAACTCAGTACTTGGCACCATGATTGCTGGTAGACGGAACATGTCCATGGAGTGTCACGTGTCATCTGCTTACTGCACATATGTTTTGTATAAAAATGACTCCACTGTGCGTTACACAAGGTCACAGAGCATTTTCAGACAGTGCTCAGAGGATTGGCTCAAGACGATTGGACAATGAAACTGCTATAATGGAACAATGGAGAGAGTTAAGGAGAGATAAGATATCAGTGATCTGATGAGAACAGAGATGAGGCCACAATAACTGCAGTCTTTCATTCTAGACAGAATGGAGTAAAGAAATCTAGAAAAATTCCTCTAtcatcctctctctttctctctctccatgtgccATAACAGTGTCACTTGCTCCCCAGTGAACCACTCTGTTCCACTTAGGAGACTGTGGGAAAAGGCTCCCAAAGCAACAATTTATGGACATTATCTCACTGTCAGTCCGAGCCCTTGGGCTCGCAGCATAGTCTGAAAAAAACTTCCAAGGTGCCTTCCACGTTTCTGTCTAATTCAACCTGTTCATTTGAGTCTATGAGAGAACCACCAGGAGGCACTGTTGCACCTTTTCAACAGAAAGTGTAAGTACTGTAAGAGAGAGGAGTTCAAAAGGGGGGCACAGGGAGATTAAAAGAGGCTGTGTGTAGGAGCGCATCCTccccactagagggcagtactATACGCGGGTGGTGGAGTGCTGGTGGGGCAGGGTGTTGTTGTGGCCAGTGGTGGTAGGGAACGTGTTGAAGGCATGGAGGGGCTGCATGCCAGTGATGGTACTGGGGATcatggtgatggtgttgggcGTCATCAGCGGGACGTCGTCGGGTGCTCGGCGCAGCGCCAGCGTGTAGTCCGGCGGGCAGGCAGGCCGCAGGATGTCGTGCGGCCGTAGCGGCTCCATGTCGTGGTGCACGTCGTGTTCAGAGTGCTTCATCTGCAGCGACATGATCTCCTCCTCCTGGCTGTGGGCCAAGTCGTTGGCAGGCACGCCGCGCTGCGGGGATAGCCGGTGCCGCCGCATCTCATGCCGCTTGTCGCGCTTGTAGTAGAGCGCGGCGAAGGCCAGGAtgttgaggaagaggagcgaggCGCCCACTGCCACCGTCACGCTCAGCTCCGTCGAGTAGTCACGCGTGTCACTCGGGAAGGGCGAGAAGCGAGGACGCTCCGAGCCTTCGGGATCTAGGTCTGGGGGGAAGGTGGGGTAGGGTAGGCGGGTGGTGCGGGGCCCCGGGCCCTTCCAGTGCGGGGGTCGCGTGGTTCCTGGTGGCAGGCGCGTTGTCGTGGAGCTCAGCAGCTCCTCATGGAGGTTGTGGAGGTGGGGGACCAGCTCCAGCCAGAAGGCCACCTTGTTGGCACGGTAGTTGTCCCGGATGCGGGGCTTCAGGCCGATGTGCAGGTACTGCTTGTCCTTGGAGTTGAACTTGGTCCAGATAACCTCCTCGAAGCGGTTGGGCTTGGTGTGGATGAACTTAGTGTCTTGGGGAACTGGCAAGTTAGGATCCCTGAAGAAGACAAAAAGGGTTGTCATGCAAATTCCACAAAAGATGCTGGTAACAGGCACTTCCCTTTGAATTGCTGGTTTATTCTGAATGCGAATTTCAGGCTTATTATGTCAAAAGTGCACCTACTGTATAATGCTGCATCAccatattactactactatcactactactaatattattattattattattattattattattattatctgaaGAAATGTAAACAACCATGTCAGTTTTAACAAGGTGAGAAAGCTGTTGGCTGTTTATTTGTGAAAACGGGGTcagtaaaatatttcagtaattaaAAGAGACAGTAACACTATTTTGTTTATCTGAATAATGTTATAATGGTAATgcaaattaaaagtaaataaaaatatttgtttttctgaggtTAACTGTTCCATGACGCTTGGTGATATATCTAGTATTTACACATGATCTACCAAGTTTTTATATAATGAGCATTTTGgactcgcctcccgcgaggcacgtggtttggccagccacatgcagtaggaggactttcgtttgtaaccacacctgcgcgcacctgcacctcgtttcgtctgtgtgtttttaaactcacgtcagggtgtgcggcgccgttggtcattgtagatgtaatgtctaaatgtaacgtgtttatgttagcTGTACCCTTGtgtactgtgtttgtttaacgtcaatcgtttcttgttcatttttatcgtttgtaatacatgagtgccgctgtcgtttatgttaataaatgttcgtccctgtcgaggaagtctgtgcgtcctgcagCACTCTGGCCACCACACATTACAGGATTATTGTATAAAGTTCTTATTTTATAACCTTCATTTTCTATCTATCACTACAGGCTTGTAGTGAGCCTGCAAACGAGTGAAACGAGGCCTCagtgatttttaattaaactgaaacAATCGATCTCATCATGAGTTAGCTGATGCCATCTCGTTATGAGCAAATGAGCCAGTTGATGCCATCTCGTTATGATCCATGGACTTTTAAATAAGACGATGCGAGTGTAATTGGTGTTGTGGTCATAGCTGTTAGGTGCAGCGGGTCTTCAGGATAATGTAACCAGCTAAGAAACAAACATACCCAGTCTTGGCGAAGTTGGTCCAGTAGGTCATGACCACGGCACTGAGCATGACGTCGTTCTTGGAGAAGTTGCAGGGGAACAGGTCGGTGGCTCCGATCATGGGTACTCCGAACACGTAGGGGATCTCGTCACCGTGCGCCGCGTCCGCCCACTCCGGACGCGTCTCCGTCTGGCAGTGGTGGTAGAACGTGTAGAAGTAGACGGGCGACTGGTAATCCGCATGCAGCTTGGCCGTAGCCACTGCTGGCGCCACCCACTGGTGATCTGTGAATAGTGCCAGCAGGGTCTTGCGGCGCATTTCTCCATTATCCCGATCTGCCCAGTCGGTGTACATAAATTTAATGGTCTCCCTCAAGATGTCTTTACCTAGAGAAATGTGAGAGGAagtgcagagaaaagaaaagaggacaAGCCCCCTGAATAGGCAGTGGTAGCACACTGGTGCATGTGCTTGACTAAAACTCAGGAGGTTggcagttcaaaccccaccactgcccagcTGAATCTGTTGGGCACATCAGCAGGCCCTTAATCCTTAAGTTCAGTcatttcagtcataattgtaagttgatttggataaaagcttcagctaaatgccataaacataaatagCATTATGCCTATGTACAAGCATCTTAAAATTGGTGCAGTTATCGATAGATGTCATCTATAAGTATGATTTGGAAACAGAACGTTTCAAGGCCTCTAATATAAATGGACTCAACTGTGAGCCCACATCAAGCCTGAGAGGATTACACATTCTCAACACTGAAAAGCATCACCATgccaaaacataaaaatatagttTGCTAATGCCCTCTGGTGGCAGGATTTAGAAGTTGCAAGTGCAACTGTGTTGGTAGTACAGTATGGCCTGAGGGTGTGATGTAgcagaataacaatatttactgtCGGAATGTTTTGGTTCTGCTGATCTGTGAAAAGCCATAATGTGATCATTTAAGAGTGACAGGGAAGTCCGTTAACAATGTTCTCCAGCGCCTGGTGATGCTTACCTTCAGGGTATCCATAGAGGTTGTCCACAAAGTTGGAGATAGTGTAATCAAATGCAGCTGCTGAAATTCCTTCTTCACTCTCTGAGCCGCTATCATCCACAAACTTGAGCCCCTCCCCTTGATTCACCCCAATCAAGAGGTCATAATTCAGGAACTCCCCCTAGTGGACACGTTGTGCATGTTATAGGACTAGAGCTTACAAAATTATAACcatagaaatataaaatataaataaataaataaaacaactgctgccttagaaaatgtaaaaaatgtaaaatgtaaaaaaaatatcctTTACCATCAAGACTGTTAAACTAGAGCTAAAACGATTTTTGTTCTTGAAATATTACCCAGAGGTGACATATGTAAGGCCTGGAACTATATGCCAAAAGAGTGTAATAATTACATCTGTGCAGTTTGGTTTGGACACTTATTGTCTTGATATATAGTTATTATTCAATATATAGTCTTGAATAAGCTTATACCGTTAATAAGAGTGCTCTGTTAAAAATCAGACTCCCTGCTATAACAAGCACTGCTCAGCTGGAACTgggaaaacaataaacagtatAGTTCTGTTACCCATGAAGCACACACTACATCCGCCAGCCActtccttatatatatatatatatatatatatatatatatatatatatatatatatatatatatatatatatatagtgtacaACTACAGACTGTGGCCAACATGTCATCGTACACAGAATACTTGTCAACCACCCTCTCCCCCATCTATCACTTgtctgtttctgaccacatgtGACTATTTGACCAGATaactcaattcaattcaatttattGTCATTCACAATGTGCAAGCACATGTGTAAATGAAAAGAGGATACAGCATCACCAAGACACAGGTAATATTTGGCTATAGGGGACCATTCTACATCAACACTACATATTACATCATCAGTGTCACTGGGCCAAGATGGTCACACCACGCAAACCCATGTAGCCAACAGTATTCCTGTGCTCAGAAACTCACCATGTTGTTGATGTTGGGACAGAGGGTGGTTAGTGCTAAACTCACCACTGATGTTGGGACAGAGGGTGGTTAGTGCTAAACTCACCACTGATGTTGGGACAGAGTGGTTACTACTATTGCCTGGCATTAGGAGAGCTGTAGGTTCTACAGGTACAGTAAAGCTCAACTTTATACCAACTAAGTTGTCTGCCATGTTATATTTAGACATTTGGCTggttgtgatttttaaaaacaatataatttctaaatacatatatattacttCCCAATAGCCACCCGTTTTATAGGGTATGCTGGTTTACTTAGCTAGCTGACTGATTTCACACATAGCTGTACCCATAGCAACTTCACAGTAACACCCAACAAAGGTGAGAAAATAGGTGTGCAGTGGACATATTACAATATACTACAAGGTGTGTGGAATAAAGTGACATTCCCAGTGTAGGGGTTGATGTATTTAAAGGCCTATTCCTTCTGTGTCTGAAGCCACAACACCTGCTGCATAAGGATCTCTGGGTCATCCGGCACCACATCTCCATCCACCACAGGCCCAAAGGCGATGTGGTAACGCGCAGGCTGGATGTCCTGATCCACCAGCTCCCGGAAGCTCTTCCTCCGCAGGCAGTCCACAAGGTCGGCCGTCTCCGCGTATGTACAGCCCACCTTGCGGGCCAGGATCCTGGTGTACTTCAGG
Encoded proteins:
- the nlgn2a gene encoding neuroligin-2a isoform X2, coding for MLPVWFTDSLDVAATYIQNQSEDCLYLNVYVPTEDGPLTKKHDESTMNRPRDEDIRDRRKKPVMLFVHGGSYMEGTGNMFDASVLAAYGNVIVVTMNYRLGVLGFLSTGDQSAKGNYGLLDQIQALRWLNENIGHFGGDPERITIFGSGAGATCINLLILSHHSEGLFQRAIAQSGSAISSWSINYQPLKYTRILARKVGCTYAETADLVDCLRRKSFRELVDQDIQPARYHIAFGPVVDGDVVPDDPEILMQQGEFLNYDLLIGVNQGEGLKFVDDSGSESEEGISAAAFDYTISNFVDNLYGYPEGKDILRETIKFMYTDWADRDNGEMRRKTLLALFTDHQWVAPAVATAKLHADYQSPVYFYTFYHHCQTETRPEWADAAHGDEIPYVFGVPMIGATDLFPCNFSKNDVMLSAVVMTYWTNFAKTGDPNLPVPQDTKFIHTKPNRFEEVIWTKFNSKDKQYLHIGLKPRIRDNYRANKVAFWLELVPHLHNLHEELLSSTTTRLPPGTTRPPHWKGPGPRTTRLPYPTFPPDLDPEGSERPRFSPFPSDTRDYSTELSVTVAVGASLLFLNILAFAALYYKRDKRHEMRRHRLSPQRGVPANDLAHSQEEEIMSLQMKHSEHDVHHDMEPLRPHDILRPACPPDYTLALRRAPDDVPLMTPNTITMIPSTITGMQPLHAFNTFPTTTGHNNTLPHQHSTTRV
- the nlgn2a gene encoding neuroligin-2a isoform X1; its protein translation is MNRPRDEDIRDRRKKPVMLFVHGGSYMEGTGNMFDASVLAAYGNVIVVTMNYRLGVLGFLSTGDQSAKGNYGLLDQIQALRWLNENIGHFGGDPERITIFGSGAGATCINLLILSHHSEGLFQRAIAQSGSAISSWSINYQPLKYTRILARKVGCTYAETADLVDCLRRKSFRELVDQDIQPARYHIAFGPVVDGDVVPDDPEILMQQGEFLNYDLLIGVNQGEGLKFVDDSGSESEEGISAAAFDYTISNFVDNLYGYPEGKDILRETIKFMYTDWADRDNGEMRRKTLLALFTDHQWVAPAVATAKLHADYQSPVYFYTFYHHCQTETRPEWADAAHGDEIPYVFGVPMIGATDLFPCNFSKNDVMLSAVVMTYWTNFAKTGDPNLPVPQDTKFIHTKPNRFEEVIWTKFNSKDKQYLHIGLKPRIRDNYRANKVAFWLELVPHLHNLHEELLSSTTTRLPPGTTRPPHWKGPGPRTTRLPYPTFPPDLDPEGSERPRFSPFPSDTRDYSTELSVTVAVGASLLFLNILAFAALYYKRDKRHEMRRHRLSPQRGVPANDLAHSQEEEIMSLQMKHSEHDVHHDMEPLRPHDILRPACPPDYTLALRRAPDDVPLMTPNTITMIPSTITGMQPLHAFNTFPTTTGHNNTLPHQHSTTRV